The following nucleotide sequence is from Nitratidesulfovibrio termitidis HI1.
CGCGCCACCGAAACCCGCACCGCCCGTGCCCAGCACGGTCTGCGCCGCACCCTGCTTGCCAACTGCATCCAGGGCGTGACCAAGGGCTTCTCCAAGACCCTGGAAGTCATCGGCGTCGGCTATAAGGTTGCCGTGAAGGGCAACCTGGTGGAACTCGCGGTCGGTTTCTCGCACCCGGTGATCATGGAAATGCCCGAAGGCGTCGAAGCCAAGGTGGAAGGCCAGAAGCTGACCATCTCGGGCAACAGCAAGGAAGTGGTCGGCGAGATCGCCGCACGCATCCGCCGCGTGCGTAAGCCTGAACCCTACAAGGGCAAGGGCATCAAGTACGACAACGAGCAGATTCGCCGCAAGGCCGGCAAGTCTGGTGGCAAATAGGCAGGTATGAGAAAATGACGATGACCAAGAACGATGCCAGAAAGCGGCGCAAAGTCCGCATTCGCAAGAAGATCGCCGGGAGCACCGAGCGTCCCCGGCTGGTTGTCTACCGCTCGAACCTGCACGTCTACGCCCAGATCGTGGACGACGCCACCGGTGCCACGCTTGTTGCCACCTCCACCCTTGCCATCGGCAAGGCCCAGGCCGGAGCGCACTGCAACAGGGCCGGGGCGGAACTGGTGGGCAAGGAAATCGCGCGTCTTGCTGGCGAAAAGAGCATCAAGCGCGTGGTGTTCGACCGTAACGGCTACCTGTATCACGGGCGCATCAAGGCTGTTGCCGACGGTGCCCGTGAGGGCGGCCTGGAATTCTAACGGGTGGTAGGTACTGGCATGGAACAGAATGAGTTCGGGTTGGTAGAGAAGATCGTCTACCTTAACCGAGTTGCCAAGGTTGTGAAGGGCGGCCGCCGCTTCAGCTTCAGCGCCCTCGTTGTCGTGGGCGACGGCAAGGGCGCCGTGGGCTTCGGCCTCGGCAAGGCCCAGGAAGTGCCGGAAGCCCTGCGCAAGGCCACCGAACGCGCGAAGAAGGACATGGTCCAGATTCCGCTGGTGGACGGCACCCTTCCGTACGAAATCCTGGGCGAGTTCGGCGCTGGCTGCGTCATGCTGAAGCCCGCCTCCAAGGGTACCGGCATCATCGCCGGTGGTGCGGTGCGCGCCGTCATGGAAGCCGTGGGCGTGACCGACGTGCTTGCCAAGGCCATCGGCACCAACAACCCGCACAACGTGCTGCGCGCAACCATGGCGGGGCTTACCTCGCTGCGCAGCGCCGAGTACGTGAGCCAGCTTCGCGGCATGAAGCTCGAAGCGCCCAGAAAGTAGGACGCAATCATGATCAAGGTGAAGCTCGTACGCAGCTGGATCGGCTGCAACCCCAAGCAGCGCAAGGTTCTTGACGCGCTTGGCCTGCGAAAGATCCGTTGCGAGAAGTCGTTTGAGGACAATGCCGCCATTCGCGGCATGATCGCCGAAGTCAAGCACCTGGTCGAGGTCAGTGAATAATGAGACTGCACGAACTCTATCCGTTCGCCGAGGAACGGGCATCGCGCAAGCGCGTGGGCCGCGGTTCCGGTTCGGGGCTCGGCTGCACCTCCGGCAAAGGTAACAAGGGTCAGAATGCCCGCGCTGGTGGCGGCGTACGCCCCGGTTTCGAAGGCGGCCAGATGCCGCTGCAGCGTCGTCTGCCCAAGCGCGGCTTCAAGAACGCCCCCTTCAAGGCCACCTACGAAGTGATCAACCTCGATCGCCTCGTGGCGTCCTTCGAGGGCAAGACCGACATCACGCTGGAAGACATCTACGCGCGCGGCCTGTGCAAGGCCGGCGCCTCGGTGAAGATCCTCGGCGTGGGCGAAGTCAGCGTGGCCCTTACGGTGGAAGCGCACAAGTTCAGCGCCTCCGCCGCCGAAAAGATCCGCAACGCCGGTGGCGAAGCCAAGGCACTGGAAGGGTAAGCCGTGGCGCTTAGTGGTGTAGAAAACCTGGCGCGTCTGCCGGAGCTTCGCAAGAAGCTCTTCTGGACGTTCCTGTTGCTGGCCGCATACCGCATCGGGGTTCACGTCCCGGTTCCCGGGGTGGATTCCGGAGCGCTGGCCGACTTCTTCGCCAGCGTCCAGAACACCCTTTTCGGCCTCTTCGACATGTTCTCCGGGGGCGGGCTCCGCAATCTGTCGGTGTTCGCCCTCGGCATCATGCCCTACATCTCTGCCTCCATCATTATCCAGCTTCTGCAGGTCGTAAGCCCTGAACTGAAGCGGATGTCCAAGGAGGAGGGGGCGGCGGGCCGCCGCAAGATCACCCAGTACACCCGGTATGCCACGGTGCTGATCACCGTGATTCAGGGCTTCGGCATCGCCGTGGGCCTTGAAAGCATGCACAGCCCCGCGGGCGCGCCCGTGGTGCTGGATGCGGGCTGGGGTTTCCGGATGATCACCATCGCAACCCTGACCGCCGGTACCGTGCTGATCATGTGGCTTGGCGAACAGATTACCGAGAAGGGTATCGGCAACGGTATCTCGCTGATCATCTTCTCGGGCATCGTCGCCGGCATTCCCGGCGGCATCGTCAAGTCGGCCCAGCTCATCAAGGCTGGCGACATGAGCCTGTTCACGGCTCTGGTGGTGATAGTGGTGATGGTGGTGGTGCTTGGCTGCATCGTGTTCATGGAACGCGGGCAGCGGCGCATCCCCATCCATTACGCCAAACGACAGGTTGGCCGTAAGATGTTCGGCGGGCAGAGCACGCATCTGCCGCTGCGCATCAACACGGCGGGCGTCATTCCGCCCATCTTCGCCTCGTCGCTGCTGCTGTTCCCCGCGACCATCGCCAGCTTCTCGGCCAACGAGACGCTGAAACAGGTGGCCTCGTGGTTCGCGCCGCACACGGTGATGTACAACATCCTGTTCATCAGCCTCATCGTGTTCTTCTGCTTCTTCTACACGGCGATCATCTTCGATCCGAAGGACATCGCCGAGAACCTGAAGAAGGGCGGCGGGTTCATCCCCGGCATCCGCCCCGGGGACAAGACCCGGCAGTACATCGACAGGGTGCTTACCCGGATGACCATCTGGGGTGCCATCTACATCTCCGCGATTTGCGTCCTGCCCATGATCCTCATTGCGCAGTTCAACGTGCCGTTCTACTTCGGCGGCACCAGCGTGCTGATTCTCGTGGGCGTGGCCATGGACTTCATGTCCCAGGTGGAATCCCACCTGATCTCACGGCAGTACGAGGGTCTCATGAACAAGACCCGCATCAAGGGACGGCAGTGAGTTGAAGAAGTTCCGCGGTGTCTTCATCAAGAATGACAACGAGATTGGCCTCCTCCGGGAGGCCAATCGAATCGTTGCCGCGATACTGGACGTTCTGGGCGAACACGTTCGCCCGGGCGTTTCGACGATGCATTTCGAAGAGCTGGCCCAGGCGGAGTGCCGCAAGCACGGCGTCCGCCCGGCCTTTCAGGGCTACCACGGGTTTCCGTTTGCCCTGTGCTGCTCGGTGAACGAAGAGGTGGTGCACGGCTTTCCTTCGGCGAAGCGGATTCTCCAGGAAGGGGACATCGTCAGCTTCGACATGGGCGTCGTGTTCGACGGCTTCTACGGCGACTCCGCCCGCACCTATCCGGTGGGGACGGTGAGCGACGAGGCCGCGCACCTCATCCGCGTGACGCGCGAATCGCTCTTCGAGGGCATCGCCGAAGCGCGGGTGGGCAACACCCTGTACGACATCTCGGCGGCCGTGCAACGGCACGTCGAGGCGGCCGGTTTCGGGGTGGTGCGCAGGTTCGTGGGGCACGGCATTGGCCGTTCGCTGCACGAAAAGCCCGAGATACCCAACTTCGTGCCGCGCGGCATGCCGGGCGTGCCCCTGAAGCCGGGCATGGTGCTGGCCATCGAACCCATGGTCACGGTGGGTACGTACGAGGTCGAAATCCTCGCCGACAACTGGACCGCGGTCACCCGTGACCGCAAGCTGTCGGCCCACTTCGAACACAGCGTGGCCATCACGCCGGACGGGCCGATCATTCTCAGCCTGTCGCAGGCAGAGGCGGTGCGACTTGCCGGTTGACGGACGCCGGTGGGGGTGATATCCACCCCTGTTCCGACGTTGCTCTTCCGTCATGTCGGGCCAAAGACAAACAACGGAGTCGAACATGAAAGTCAGGCCTTCCGTCAAGAAGATGTGCCCCAAGTGCAAGGTTATCCGCCGCCGGGGCATTCTCAGGGTCATTTGCGACAACCCCCGGCACAAGCAGCGCCAGGGCTAAGCCGTCAGGAGTAAACAGTGGCCAGAATTGCAGGTGTCGATCTGCCCCGTGGCAAGCGCGTTGACATCGCCCTTACCTATATCTACGGTATCGGGCGCACTACCGCGCTTCAGATTCTGGATGTTACCGGTGTCGACTGGAGCCGGAACATCGACGACCTGAGCGCCGACGAAGTCAACGAAATCCGTAAGGAACTCGAGCAGAACCACAAGGTTGAGGGCGATCTCCGTCGCGAGATTTCCAGCAACATCAAGCGTCTGATGGACATCGGCTGCTACCGCGGCCTGCGCCATCGTCGTGGTCTGCCGGTTCACGGTCAGCGCACCCATACCAACGCCCGCACCCGCAAGGGACCGCGTCGCGGCGCTGTCGGCAAGAAGAAGTAATCCAAGGCTAGCACAAAGGCGTGGAATCTCACCTGAGTCGCCAGGGCAAGCAAATTTCCCGGTGGCCAGCGCGGCACGGCTCTGTCATGACTGAGCTCGTTTTGAGGTTCCGGCTGCAAGCCCCCTAATTCTAGTCCGCAGAGAGTAAGTCATGGCAAGACCCAAGCGTACGGTCAAAAAGAAAGAGAAGAAGAACGTCCCGGTCGGGATTGTTCACATTCAGGCGACGTTCAACAACACCATCGTGACCTTCACGGACACACGGGGAAACACCATCAGCTGGGCCAGCGCCGGGCAGAGCGGTTTCAAGGGCTCGCGCAAGAGCACCCCGTTTGCCGCGCAGGTGGCCGCCGAACAGGCCGCCAAGCGCGCCCAGGATCACGGCATGCGCACCGTGGGCATCTACGTCAAGGGCCCCGGCTCCGGCCGTGAAGCCGCCATGCGCGCCGTCAACGCCGCAGGCTTCAAGGTCGCCTTCATCCGTGACATCACCCCGATTCCCCACAACGGCTGCCGTCCGCCCAAGCGGCGCCGCGTCTAGTTAGGAGGATCCAGCCTTGGCTAAGTACAATGACGCAAAGTGCCGGATGTGCCGGCGTGAAGGCACCAAGCTTTTCCTCAAGGGCGACCGCTGCTACACCGACAAGTGCGCCTACGACCGTCGTCCCTACGCGCCCGGCCAGCATGGCCGTGCCCGCAAGAAGGTGAGCGACTACGCCGTCCAGCTGCGCGAGAAGCAGAAGGTCCGTCGCGTGTATGGCGTTCTTGAACGCCAGTTCCGCGGTTACTTCCACAAGGCCGACATGGCCAAGGGCGTGACCGGCGCCAACCTGCTGGCCATTCTCGAACGCCGTCTCGACAACGTGATCTACCGTCTCGGCTTCGCCAACTCGCGCCAGCAGGCGCGCCAGCTGGTCCGCCACGGCATCTTCACGCTGAATGGCCGCAAGGCGAACATTCCTTCGATGCAGGTGCGCGTTGGCGACATCATCGAAGTGCCCGAAGCCAGCCGCAAGATCCCCGTGATCGCCGAGGCCCAGGAAGTCATCGCTCGTCGCGGCTGCCCCTCGTGGCTGGAAGTGGACGGTCCGAACTTCAAGGGCATGGTCAAGGCCCTGCCGCAGCGCGAAGACATTCAGTTCCCGATCAACGAACACCTGATTGTCGAGCTTTACTCCAAATAAGCGGGTGTGAGCATGCTCATCAAACAAGGCGACAGGCTTATCAACACCCGGAACTGGTCGGAGCTGGTGAAGCCCGAACAGATCACCCGGGACAGCGACCCGGCCGATGCCATGTACGGCAAGTTCGTGTGCGAACCGCTGGAACGTGGCTACGGCACCACCATCGGCAACGCGTTGCGTCGGGTTCTGCTGTCGTCGCTTCAGGGCGCGGCGTTCGTCTCGGTGAAGGTCTCGGGCGTTCAGCACGAGTTCACCACCATTCCCGGCGTGCTCGAGGACGTGACCGACATCGTCCTCAACCTGAAGCAGGTGCGTCTTGCCATGGACACGGACGAGCCCCAGTTCCTGGAGCTTTCCGTGAACAAGAAGGGCGCGGTGAAGGCCGGCGACATCAAGACCAACCAGCACGTGATGGTCCTCAACCCCGATCTGCACATCGCCACGCTGACCGAAGACCTGGAACTCACCTTCGAGTTCGAGGTGCGCATGGGCAAGGGCTACGTGCCCGCGGACATGCACGAAGGCCTCAGCGAAGAGATCGGGCTGATCAAGCTGGACTCCAGCTTCGCCCCGGTCCGCAAGGTCGCCTACACGGTGGAGCAGGCTCGCGTCGGCCAGATGACCAACTACGACAAGCTCATCATCGAGGTCTGGACCGATGGGTCCGTGACTCCTGAAGATGCGATTGCCTACAGCGCGAAGATCATCAAGGACCAGATATCCGTCTTCATCAACTTCGATGAGCGCATTTCGGGCGAAAGTTCCGGCAATTCGTCGGGCAGCAGCGACCTTAACGAGAACCTGTTCAAGGGGATCGACGAGCTTGAACTGTCCGTGCGCGCCACCAACTGCCTGAAGAGCGCCAACATCACCCTGGTGGGCGAACTGGTTCAGAAGTCAGAGAACGAAATGCTGAAGACCAAGAACTTCGGTCGCAAGTCGCTGGATGAAATCAAGCGGGTGTTGTGCGACATGAGCCTGGACTTCG
It contains:
- the rplF gene encoding 50S ribosomal protein L6 → MSRIGKLPIAIPSGVEVKVGTEAVEVKGPKGVLVTPTHAELNYAVEDGHVVITRATETRTARAQHGLRRTLLANCIQGVTKGFSKTLEVIGVGYKVAVKGNLVELAVGFSHPVIMEMPEGVEAKVEGQKLTISGNSKEVVGEIAARIRRVRKPEPYKGKGIKYDNEQIRRKAGKSGGK
- the rplR gene encoding 50S ribosomal protein L18, with amino-acid sequence MTMTKNDARKRRKVRIRKKIAGSTERPRLVVYRSNLHVYAQIVDDATGATLVATSTLAIGKAQAGAHCNRAGAELVGKEIARLAGEKSIKRVVFDRNGYLYHGRIKAVADGAREGGLEF
- the rpsE gene encoding 30S ribosomal protein S5 — encoded protein: MEQNEFGLVEKIVYLNRVAKVVKGGRRFSFSALVVVGDGKGAVGFGLGKAQEVPEALRKATERAKKDMVQIPLVDGTLPYEILGEFGAGCVMLKPASKGTGIIAGGAVRAVMEAVGVTDVLAKAIGTNNPHNVLRATMAGLTSLRSAEYVSQLRGMKLEAPRK
- the rpmD gene encoding 50S ribosomal protein L30; protein product: MIKVKLVRSWIGCNPKQRKVLDALGLRKIRCEKSFEDNAAIRGMIAEVKHLVEVSE
- the rplO gene encoding 50S ribosomal protein L15 encodes the protein MRLHELYPFAEERASRKRVGRGSGSGLGCTSGKGNKGQNARAGGGVRPGFEGGQMPLQRRLPKRGFKNAPFKATYEVINLDRLVASFEGKTDITLEDIYARGLCKAGASVKILGVGEVSVALTVEAHKFSASAAEKIRNAGGEAKALEG
- the secY gene encoding preprotein translocase subunit SecY, whose amino-acid sequence is MALSGVENLARLPELRKKLFWTFLLLAAYRIGVHVPVPGVDSGALADFFASVQNTLFGLFDMFSGGGLRNLSVFALGIMPYISASIIIQLLQVVSPELKRMSKEEGAAGRRKITQYTRYATVLITVIQGFGIAVGLESMHSPAGAPVVLDAGWGFRMITIATLTAGTVLIMWLGEQITEKGIGNGISLIIFSGIVAGIPGGIVKSAQLIKAGDMSLFTALVVIVVMVVVLGCIVFMERGQRRIPIHYAKRQVGRKMFGGQSTHLPLRINTAGVIPPIFASSLLLFPATIASFSANETLKQVASWFAPHTVMYNILFISLIVFFCFFYTAIIFDPKDIAENLKKGGGFIPGIRPGDKTRQYIDRVLTRMTIWGAIYISAICVLPMILIAQFNVPFYFGGTSVLILVGVAMDFMSQVESHLISRQYEGLMNKTRIKGRQ
- the map gene encoding type I methionyl aminopeptidase, which gives rise to MKKFRGVFIKNDNEIGLLREANRIVAAILDVLGEHVRPGVSTMHFEELAQAECRKHGVRPAFQGYHGFPFALCCSVNEEVVHGFPSAKRILQEGDIVSFDMGVVFDGFYGDSARTYPVGTVSDEAAHLIRVTRESLFEGIAEARVGNTLYDISAAVQRHVEAAGFGVVRRFVGHGIGRSLHEKPEIPNFVPRGMPGVPLKPGMVLAIEPMVTVGTYEVEILADNWTAVTRDRKLSAHFEHSVAITPDGPIILSLSQAEAVRLAG
- the rpmJ gene encoding 50S ribosomal protein L36, producing MKVRPSVKKMCPKCKVIRRRGILRVICDNPRHKQRQG
- the rpsM gene encoding 30S ribosomal protein S13, whose protein sequence is MARIAGVDLPRGKRVDIALTYIYGIGRTTALQILDVTGVDWSRNIDDLSADEVNEIRKELEQNHKVEGDLRREISSNIKRLMDIGCYRGLRHRRGLPVHGQRTHTNARTRKGPRRGAVGKKK
- the rpsK gene encoding 30S ribosomal protein S11, which translates into the protein MARPKRTVKKKEKKNVPVGIVHIQATFNNTIVTFTDTRGNTISWASAGQSGFKGSRKSTPFAAQVAAEQAAKRAQDHGMRTVGIYVKGPGSGREAAMRAVNAAGFKVAFIRDITPIPHNGCRPPKRRRV
- the rpsD gene encoding 30S ribosomal protein S4, which encodes MAKYNDAKCRMCRREGTKLFLKGDRCYTDKCAYDRRPYAPGQHGRARKKVSDYAVQLREKQKVRRVYGVLERQFRGYFHKADMAKGVTGANLLAILERRLDNVIYRLGFANSRQQARQLVRHGIFTLNGRKANIPSMQVRVGDIIEVPEASRKIPVIAEAQEVIARRGCPSWLEVDGPNFKGMVKALPQREDIQFPINEHLIVELYSK
- a CDS encoding DNA-directed RNA polymerase subunit alpha, which codes for MLIKQGDRLINTRNWSELVKPEQITRDSDPADAMYGKFVCEPLERGYGTTIGNALRRVLLSSLQGAAFVSVKVSGVQHEFTTIPGVLEDVTDIVLNLKQVRLAMDTDEPQFLELSVNKKGAVKAGDIKTNQHVMVLNPDLHIATLTEDLELTFEFEVRMGKGYVPADMHEGLSEEIGLIKLDSSFAPVRKVAYTVEQARVGQMTNYDKLIIEVWTDGSVTPEDAIAYSAKIIKDQISVFINFDERISGESSGNSSGSSDLNENLFKGIDELELSVRATNCLKSANITLVGELVQKSENEMLKTKNFGRKSLDEIKRVLCDMSLDFGMKVDGFEKKYQEWKRKQQNEA